A genomic segment from bacterium encodes:
- the coaBC gene encoding bifunctional phosphopantothenoylcysteine decarboxylase/phosphopantothenate--cysteine ligase CoaBC produces the protein MGIDGAKIILGTTGSIAVYKAVCLGRELIKNGAEVRVIMTENSARFVSPMTFRSALSTKVLVTSFEDDEEYHLAHIKWAEWADLILIAPATANFIAKAANGIADDLLSTTLLAARCQVVFVPAMNTFMYLNPVTVQNIRKLEELGYYVMPTESGELACGELGAGRFPKTKKIVEYIEDILIRRKKLKDKKILITAGPTREYIDPVRFISNASSGFMGVALSDSAMRMGASVTLIHGPISVPPPPVKAIEVTSADEMYEAVLSEFGKCDVVLMAAAVADFSPQTQYEQKMKKENNNTVTITLSKTPDILAELGKRKKNHTLVGFSLETENIIENARKKLFEKNLDLIIANKP, from the coding sequence ATGGGCATAGATGGTGCAAAAATAATTCTTGGAACGACAGGCTCGATAGCGGTTTACAAAGCGGTCTGCCTTGGAAGGGAGCTTATAAAAAACGGTGCCGAAGTTAGGGTTATAATGACCGAAAACAGTGCCCGCTTCGTGAGCCCCATGACTTTTCGCTCGGCGTTGTCAACAAAGGTTCTTGTTACTTCGTTTGAGGACGATGAGGAGTATCACCTTGCCCATATAAAATGGGCCGAGTGGGCAGACTTGATACTAATAGCTCCTGCAACCGCCAATTTTATTGCTAAAGCAGCCAACGGTATTGCTGACGACCTTCTATCAACGACACTGCTTGCCGCACGCTGTCAGGTGGTATTCGTGCCAGCTATGAATACATTTATGTACCTAAACCCTGTTACTGTCCAAAATATAAGGAAACTTGAGGAACTGGGCTACTATGTGATGCCTACCGAAAGTGGTGAGCTCGCTTGCGGTGAACTCGGCGCAGGAAGATTCCCCAAAACGAAGAAAATAGTGGAATACATCGAGGATATACTTATCAGGCGTAAAAAACTTAAAGACAAAAAAATCCTTATAACCGCAGGCCCAACAAGGGAGTACATCGACCCTGTTCGCTTTATATCAAATGCTTCAAGCGGGTTTATGGGAGTTGCGCTTTCGGATTCAGCTATGCGCATGGGAGCGTCAGTAACGCTTATTCATGGTCCCATATCCGTGCCCCCACCCCCAGTGAAAGCAATCGAGGTAACAAGCGCCGACGAAATGTATGAAGCTGTGCTTTCCGAATTTGGGAAGTGCGATGTCGTGTTAATGGCAGCTGCCGTTGCCGATTTTTCCCCACAGACCCAATACGAACAAAAAATGAAAAAAGAAAACAATAATACCGTAACAATAACGCTCAGCAAAACCCCTGACATACTCGCTGAACTCGGCAAACGAAAAAAGAATCACACCCTTGTGGGTTTCTCGCTCGAAACAGAAAACATTATTGAGAACGCGCGAAAAAAACTTTTCGAAAAAAACCTTGACCTCATAATCGCCAATAAACC
- the dnaN gene encoding DNA polymerase III subunit beta gives MKVLISRNELLDAVSAVSSIIPARSTQPVLANILISTGEDKLTLTGTDREQSLFINMPAEVEEPGSIAVGAKMLSDVIRAMDDADIRLETDDLHLNLLQGRHRIKLPGVSPQDFPEAEIVSAPTVVFTLPTSSLVEYLDLTTYAMSTYAARPSLAGLLCQFFPEELRMVATDGHKLALLKKPHTFELEEKLELFIPERAATRISSLISKTVADEVEIAAGNGAAQFSADNFRFQTKLISEKFPDYERVIPTDNDKIMIADKEELIKCVKLMTIIANKLTSQIKFTLSKGSLELFAQDLDTGSEGTDVISVDYDGEPLEIGFNGKMLLNLLEHIPAENVRFAMLNPTTACIVEPLPQPEEYKYLSLIMPIRI, from the coding sequence ATGAAGGTATTAATATCGCGCAATGAACTATTGGACGCGGTATCAGCAGTCAGTTCAATAATCCCTGCACGGTCAACCCAGCCGGTCCTCGCGAACATACTTATTTCCACTGGCGAGGACAAGCTAACGCTTACCGGAACGGACAGAGAGCAAAGCCTTTTCATAAATATGCCTGCAGAAGTTGAGGAACCGGGTTCGATAGCTGTGGGAGCGAAAATGCTTTCGGATGTTATTCGCGCCATGGATGATGCCGACATAAGACTGGAAACAGACGACCTTCACCTAAACCTTCTCCAGGGACGGCACAGAATAAAGCTTCCCGGCGTTAGCCCACAGGACTTTCCAGAAGCTGAAATAGTAAGCGCACCAACAGTGGTTTTCACGCTGCCCACATCATCACTCGTCGAATACCTCGACCTGACCACCTATGCTATGTCAACATACGCTGCCAGACCCTCACTCGCCGGGCTTTTATGCCAGTTTTTCCCGGAGGAGCTAAGAATGGTAGCTACCGATGGTCATAAACTTGCTCTCCTTAAGAAGCCTCATACTTTCGAACTCGAGGAAAAGCTTGAGCTCTTCATTCCCGAAAGAGCAGCTACGAGAATAAGCTCGCTTATATCAAAGACTGTGGCAGACGAGGTTGAAATAGCTGCGGGCAACGGCGCAGCACAATTCAGCGCCGATAACTTTAGATTCCAGACCAAACTTATCTCGGAAAAATTCCCCGACTACGAAAGAGTAATACCTACCGATAACGATAAAATAATGATAGCTGATAAAGAGGAACTCATAAAGTGTGTCAAGTTGATGACAATTATAGCTAACAAGTTAACCTCACAGATAAAATTCACGCTTTCCAAGGGCAGCCTCGAGCTTTTCGCTCAGGACCTCGACACAGGTTCCGAGGGCACAGATGTTATAAGTGTTGACTATGATGGCGAACCTTTAGAGATTGGTTTCAACGGTAAAATGCTTCTCAACTTGCTCGAACACATCCCTGCGGAGAATGTCAGATTCGCCATGCTCAATCCTACCACAGCATGCATAGTCGAGCCATTGCCCCAGCCTGAAGAGTACAAATATCTTTCGTTAATAATGCCAATCCGAATTTAA